The following proteins are encoded in a genomic region of Magnolia sinica isolate HGM2019 chromosome 1, MsV1, whole genome shotgun sequence:
- the LOC131256060 gene encoding DEAD-box ATP-dependent RNA helicase 37-like, with protein sequence MPSWADSVEAAPETLAAPRPTRPSYVPPHLRNKNLTPTDNFPVRHSNENSNSAAGLNRSGSREFGRPGPGRWDRGRAPREPNPFDVADKMAELAVSEEDSSVGINFDAYEDIPVEMSGSDVPPSVSSFAEIDLGDALNQNITRCKYVKPTPVQRHAIPIALAGRDLMACAQTGSGKTAAFCFPIISGIMQNGPSPPQRPVRGARTAYPQALILSPTRELSCQIHEEAKKFSYQTGVKVVVAYGGAPINQQLRDLERGVDILVATPGRLVDLVERARVSLQAVKYLALDEADRMLDMGFEPQIRKIVEQMDMPRPGLRQTMLFSATFPNEIQRLASDFMSNYIFLAVGRVGSSTDLISQRVEFVPEMDKRSHLMDLLHAQRANGTHGKQALTLVFVETKRGADSLEHWLSTNGFPATAIHGDRTQPEREQALRSFKSGVTPIMVATDVAARGLDIPHVAHVINFDLPKDIDDYVHRIGRTGRAGKSGLATAFFSEGNQPLAKPLAELMQEANQEVPSWLSRYAERSSSYYGGGGRNRRSGGGRFGGHDYRRDAPPRGGSSYYNSYGGGGGASSYNSYGSGTGGSYNSYGGSNGAYNSNGSSSDPYPSSHGYDLGHGSIVASGWD encoded by the exons ATGCCGTCTTGGGCCGATTCTGTCGAAGCAGCACCAGAAACCCTAGCTGCTCCTCGTCCAACCCGTCCTTCGTACGTGCCTCCGCACCTGCGGAATAAGAATCTAACGCCTACCGATAATTTCCCGGTTCGGCATTCGAACGAGAACTCGAATTCAGCTGCCGGGTTAAACCGGTCCGGCAGCCGAGAATTCGGCCGCCCGGGCCCTGGCCGGTGGGACCGCGGGCGAGCCCCTCGTGAACCCAACCCTTTTGATGTTGCGGATAAGATGGCCGAATTGGCGGTTTCCGAGGAGGACAGCAGCGTCGGGATCAATTTCGACGCGTATGAAGACATACCGGTCGAGATGAGCGGTTCAGATGTGCCGCCGTCCGTCAGCTCTTTTGCTGAGATAGATTTGGGTGATGCGCTTAACCAGAATATTACGCGGTGTAAGTATGTGAAGCCGACTCCAGTCCAGCGCCATGCGATCCCGATCGCGCTTGCTGGGAGGGACCTTATGGCCTGCGCCCAGACAGGGTCGGGGAAGACAGCTGCATTCTGCTTCCCTATCATCAGTGGGATCATGCAGAATGGTCCGTCACCGCCGCAGCGCCCAGTGCGCGGCGCAAGGACTGCATATCCACAAGCGCTCATCCTGTCACCAACTAGGGAGTTGTCGTGCCAG ATACATGAGGAAGCTAAGAAGTTCTCATATCAGACTGGTGTCAAAGTTGTTGTTGCATATGGAGGAGCTCCAATTAATCAGCAG ttgcgcgatttggaaaggggTGTTGACATTTTAGTTGCCACTCCTGGGCGTTTAGTGGATTTGGTTGAGAGAGCAAGGGTTTCCCTCCAAGCAGTAAAATACTTGGCATTGGACGAGGCTGATCGGATGTTGGATATGGGTTTTGAGCCTCAGATTAGGAAGATTGTTGAGCAGATGGACATGCCTCGACCAGGTTTAAGGCAGACGATGCTTTTCAGCGCCACCTTTCCAAACGAGATACAG AGACTAGCGTCTGATTTTATGTCAAATTACATTTTTCTCGCTGTTGGAAGAGTTGGTTCAAGCACTGATCTTATTTCCCAGAGAGTTGAATTTGTCCCAGAAATGGATAAAAGAAGCCACTTGATGGATCTCCTTCATGCCCAAAGAGCGAATGGAACCCATGGCAAG CAAGCTTTGACTCTAGTTTTTGTGGAAACAAAGAGAGGAGCTGATTCTTTGGAGCACTGGTTATCTACGAATGGCTTTCCTGCAACAGCAATACACGGCGACAGAACACAACCA GAGCGAGAACAAGCTTTGAGATCTTTCAAGAGCGGGGTGACACCAATCATGGTCGCAACCGATGTCGCTGCACGCGGTCTGGATATCCCGCATGTTGCACACGTCATCAATTTTGACCTACCGAAAGACATTGATGACTATGTCCATAGGATTGGAAGAACAGGGCGTGCTGGCAAGAGCGGTTTAGCGACTGCATTCTTCAGCGAAGGAAACCAGCCCTTGGCCAAGCCACTTGCCGAGCTCATGCAGGAAGCAAACCAAGAGGTTCCCTCCTGGCTCAGTCGTTATGCTGAGAGATCCTCGTCTTATTATGGCGGTGGAGGAAGAAACCGCCGCTCTGGTGGTGGAAGGTTTGGAGGGCATGACTACAGGAGGGATGCCCCCCCGAGGGGAGGGAGCTCATACTACAACTCTTATGGTGGAGGTGGTGGTGCCAGCTCGTACAACTCCTATGGCAGTGGTACTGGCGGCTCTTATAACTCTTATGGCGGAAGCAACGGTGCTTACAACTCTAATGGCAGCAGCAGTGACCCTTACCCCTCTTCTCATGGCTATGATCTTGGACATGGATCCATTGTTGCGAGCGGCTGGGACTAA